The Sorangiineae bacterium MSr11367 genome window below encodes:
- a CDS encoding protein kinase yields MNSVWLPTVAGKYRLIFELGRGGMADLMLAVVQGPGGFNKLQVLKLLRPELAAEAEFCTMFLDEARLSARINHPNVAQTNEVGFDGERYFIAMEYLEGQSLDELTRRARAKHGAMPLSVTLRALADACAGLHFAHELKDFDGTPLNVIHRDVSPQNIFVTYDGITKLLDFGIAKAADSNIRTQVGTIKGKIAYMAPEQLLAVAPVDRRADIFAVGAILWRTITGKRMWAGATEVEILQSLANHKIPEPVALPGIPQALLAVCKKAIQPEPADRYQTAIELKEAIESVLASQAGGSYTDVSRVITDLFVERRKEIASAIESRLSTPETSQVSGLPTLPAPHSVSRIGSMVGTANTLSGSPERDSVASDSIRIEISGVTPQVKGRRWGVAATLALAVMAGAAAFVLRPNVFPTSPTAAAPSQESAPPPTTTATASAVPTPTSGAPLVAAETEMLLDIAPPNAEVFIDEIRLFGKPARGTFARDGRQHTIVVQADGYLTSIEQAVFDTAKIHLEISLERERRSTNPTPPVPMARPVVGKSRPPMAVPAPRPTGPAPGGQVAPTPANTAEAPAPSSKPRGRAEPLDPGDPWEK; encoded by the coding sequence ATGAACTCGGTCTGGCTCCCAACGGTGGCAGGGAAGTATCGGCTCATCTTCGAGTTGGGACGCGGCGGCATGGCCGATCTGATGCTCGCAGTCGTGCAGGGGCCCGGCGGGTTCAACAAGCTGCAGGTCCTGAAATTGCTACGACCCGAGCTTGCTGCAGAGGCTGAGTTCTGCACGATGTTCCTCGACGAGGCTCGGCTCTCGGCGCGCATCAATCATCCCAACGTCGCGCAGACCAACGAGGTGGGCTTCGACGGCGAGCGCTACTTCATCGCCATGGAATACCTCGAGGGGCAAAGCCTCGACGAGCTGACGCGTCGCGCGCGAGCGAAGCACGGCGCCATGCCGCTGTCCGTCACGCTGCGGGCGCTGGCCGATGCGTGCGCGGGCCTTCACTTCGCGCACGAGCTCAAGGACTTCGATGGCACGCCGCTCAACGTCATCCACCGCGACGTCTCGCCGCAGAACATCTTCGTGACGTACGACGGCATCACCAAGCTTCTCGACTTCGGGATCGCCAAGGCGGCCGATTCGAACATCCGCACGCAGGTCGGGACCATCAAGGGCAAGATCGCCTACATGGCACCGGAGCAGCTGCTCGCCGTGGCCCCCGTGGATCGTCGGGCGGACATCTTCGCGGTGGGCGCCATCTTGTGGCGCACCATCACCGGAAAGCGGATGTGGGCCGGCGCCACGGAGGTGGAAATCCTCCAGAGCCTGGCCAACCACAAGATTCCCGAGCCCGTGGCCCTTCCCGGCATCCCGCAAGCGCTGCTCGCGGTGTGCAAGAAAGCCATCCAGCCCGAGCCCGCCGATCGCTACCAGACGGCCATCGAGCTGAAAGAGGCGATCGAGTCCGTGCTCGCCTCGCAAGCCGGCGGCTCGTACACCGACGTGTCGCGGGTCATCACGGATCTGTTCGTCGAGCGGCGCAAAGAGATCGCCTCGGCCATCGAATCGCGGCTCTCGACGCCCGAGACGAGCCAAGTCAGCGGTCTGCCTACGCTCCCCGCGCCGCATTCCGTCTCGCGCATCGGTTCGATGGTGGGAACGGCGAACACGCTGAGTGGATCGCCCGAGCGTGACAGCGTTGCGTCCGATTCGATCCGGATCGAGATCTCCGGGGTCACGCCGCAGGTCAAAGGGCGGCGTTGGGGTGTCGCAGCAACCTTGGCCCTCGCAGTCATGGCGGGTGCAGCGGCCTTCGTCCTGCGGCCAAACGTGTTTCCAACCTCGCCCACGGCGGCCGCACCGAGCCAGGAAAGCGCGCCACCCCCGACGACGACCGCGACGGCGTCGGCCGTACCGACTCCAACCAGCGGTGCCCCGCTTGTTGCAGCGGAGACGGAGATGCTGCTCGACATCGCCCCGCCCAACGCGGAAGTCTTCATCGACGAGATTCGCCTGTTCGGCAAACCTGCTCGTGGGACCTTTGCGCGCGATGGGCGGCAGCACACGATCGTCGTCCAAGCCGATGGCTACCTGACCAGCATCGAACAAGCGGTGTTCGACACTGCCAAGATTCACCTCGAGATTTCCCTCGAGAGGGAACGCCGATCCACCAACCCAACGCCGCCGGTCCCCATGGCGCGTCCTGTCGTGGGGAAATCGCGGCCACCCATGGCGGTACCGGCTCCGCGCCCCACGGGCCCTGCGCCGGGCGGGCAGGTGGCGCCCACGCCCGCCAACACCGCCGAAGCGCCTGCGCCCTCGTCCAAGCCGCGCGGCCGCGCCGAACCTCTCGATCCCGGCGATCCCTGGGAAAAGTGA
- a CDS encoding tetratricopeptide repeat protein — MTGRSRRWAKSMRTVFAAATLLTSVAPAWAQKPPAERPGSLQQTVDKMAEARRRYRLGLDLYQDGNYDAARIEFERALQMAPSYKILYNIGLTYKQLNDYVQAQIALERYLYEGGSEIPADRRADVEKEIAGLKGRIAHVNIKANVPRGTVTVDDVVVGELPIAEALSVNPGRRKISITRPGYLPATKMVTIGSSETTSISLDLSELPKSTILERKSNPWTVPTVVGWSATAAAGIATGILGALTLNAKRDQEDKLESVGTTADDRNNARDKTQTFATATDIVGITTIVFAGVSTYFTVRLLSHTPEVGEAEKPKDVSRTEIRLVPAGPTGLGVVGSF; from the coding sequence ATGACCGGAAGATCCCGCCGTTGGGCCAAATCGATGCGGACGGTGTTCGCCGCCGCAACCCTGCTGACCTCCGTCGCCCCCGCATGGGCGCAGAAGCCTCCGGCCGAGCGCCCCGGCTCCTTGCAGCAGACGGTCGACAAGATGGCCGAGGCGCGACGGCGCTATCGACTCGGTTTGGATCTGTACCAAGACGGCAACTACGACGCCGCGCGCATCGAGTTCGAACGCGCGCTGCAAATGGCGCCGAGCTACAAGATCCTCTACAACATCGGGCTTACGTACAAGCAGCTCAACGACTACGTGCAAGCGCAGATTGCGCTCGAACGCTACCTCTACGAAGGCGGCAGCGAAATTCCGGCCGACCGGCGCGCCGACGTCGAAAAGGAAATCGCGGGCCTGAAAGGCCGCATCGCGCACGTGAACATCAAGGCCAACGTGCCGCGCGGCACGGTGACGGTGGACGATGTCGTGGTGGGCGAGCTTCCGATCGCCGAGGCCCTCTCCGTGAATCCCGGTCGGCGCAAGATCTCGATCACGCGTCCGGGTTATCTCCCTGCGACGAAGATGGTGACCATCGGCAGCTCGGAGACGACGAGCATCTCGCTGGACTTGAGCGAGCTGCCGAAGTCCACCATCCTCGAGCGAAAGTCGAATCCGTGGACGGTGCCCACCGTCGTCGGATGGAGCGCGACTGCGGCCGCCGGCATCGCCACGGGCATCCTCGGTGCGCTGACCTTGAATGCGAAGCGCGATCAGGAGGACAAGCTCGAATCGGTGGGTACGACCGCCGACGACCGCAACAACGCACGCGACAAGACGCAGACGTTTGCGACGGCAACCGACATCGTCGGCATCACGACCATCGTGTTCGCGGGGGTGTCGACCTATTTCACCGTACGCTTGCTGAGCCACACGCCGGAGGTCGGCGAGGCCGAAAAGCCGAAGGACGTCTCCCGCACGGAAATCCGCCTCGTTCCCGCCGGCCCCACGGGCCTGGGCGTCGTCGGCTCGTTCTAA
- a CDS encoding CoA transferase, whose translation MSRLVPGPYATMILGDLGAAVDKVEEMDGDPIRQWHPRRGDESALFLALNRNKRSIRLDLKKNAGCLAFRALARRADVLFDPFRPGVLDRLGLGHARLRKENPRLIVCAFSSFGQDGPLVHRTAHELAYLARAGLLGSSGASDPVPKMPYYSPAGIGGAVWCVVGILAALAERERTGAGRIVDISITEAAMGFAVPSLGELLADDESGAPALDVSTGACAPYQIYTTKDGRHVALSAPEKRSWVAFCESVGFDGDLSALVPGPHQIALRRRLADVFERRTFEEWRTFCANVDCCLEPISFPRELPDDPQHRARNFFFELPSSSGRILQFATPVTERDAPHRHRPPPRAGEHTDVILQEAGFSPDEIQTMRVEGAVA comes from the coding sequence ATGAGCCGTTTGGTGCCCGGGCCCTATGCCACGATGATCCTTGGAGATCTCGGCGCTGCGGTCGACAAAGTCGAAGAGATGGACGGCGATCCAATCCGCCAATGGCACCCGCGGCGGGGCGACGAATCGGCGCTCTTCCTTGCGCTCAATCGCAACAAGAGGAGCATCCGTCTGGATCTGAAGAAGAACGCGGGATGCTTGGCGTTTCGCGCACTCGCCCGCCGCGCAGACGTGCTTTTCGATCCATTCCGTCCCGGCGTCCTCGATCGCTTGGGCTTGGGGCACGCGCGGCTTCGGAAAGAGAATCCACGACTCATCGTATGTGCATTCAGCAGCTTCGGGCAGGATGGTCCGCTCGTTCATCGCACGGCGCACGAACTCGCGTACCTTGCGCGCGCGGGGCTTCTCGGGTCCTCCGGGGCGTCGGACCCCGTTCCGAAAATGCCATATTACAGTCCCGCGGGTATCGGTGGCGCCGTTTGGTGCGTCGTTGGCATCCTCGCGGCGCTCGCGGAGCGTGAACGCACCGGTGCGGGGCGTATCGTCGATATTTCCATCACCGAGGCCGCGATGGGGTTTGCGGTTCCGAGCCTTGGAGAGCTGCTCGCCGACGACGAATCAGGTGCCCCCGCCCTCGACGTTTCCACGGGAGCTTGCGCTCCTTATCAAATTTATACAACGAAGGATGGCCGTCACGTGGCCTTGAGCGCCCCAGAGAAAAGGTCGTGGGTGGCATTTTGCGAAAGTGTCGGTTTCGACGGCGACCTCTCGGCGCTCGTGCCAGGGCCACACCAAATAGCCCTTCGCCGTCGGTTGGCAGACGTTTTCGAACGTCGCACGTTCGAGGAGTGGCGTACATTTTGCGCAAATGTAGATTGCTGCCTGGAACCGATTTCGTTCCCACGCGAATTGCCTGACGACCCACAGCATCGCGCCCGAAACTTCTTCTTCGAACTTCCGTCCTCCTCGGGTCGAATTTTGCAATTTGCGACCCCGGTGACCGAACGTGACGCCCCACATCGCCATCGACCTCCACCCCGCGCGGGCGAGCATACGGATGTCATATTGCAGGAAGCGGGTTTCTCCCCGGACGAAATCCAGACCATGCGCGTCGAGGGTGCTGTCGCCTGA
- a CDS encoding cobalamin-dependent protein (Presence of a B(12) (cobalamin)-binding domain implies dependence on cobalamin itself, in one of its several forms, or in some unusual lineages, dependence on a cobalamin-like analog.) has translation MRVLMISANRDVIPSPVVPIGILALAGAIRDSHDVRVLDLCFEVDFLGAIERAIADFQPELVAIGLRNLHTNAYDVGGRKGLIQIYADMAAAVRRSTQAPLVLGGAGFSLRPKHLMERLGADHGIVGEGERAFRQVADTLARGETPPTIVHGENVVHSDVFPMQRLRRSATIVSDLDMLPPIARDLVDPRYYDWEGTENIQTKRGCAFGCTYCDYPDLEGRKVRVRNPKTVADEVMARAQVPGVKFVFFVDSVFNVPPKAALELCNELIERNNPLPWTCYATPAAFSPELVEAMVRARCYGVEIGTDAGTDRILKALKKPFNLNDVRRTRALCEEYGLMDSHTFILGAEDETLDETRRTLDFADELDPAVSIFVAFSEDREDRDGVQSKNRRRILEILAEEAPKRPGWVVPEIGLGHHDGPPPRGTAGPAWIIAARERWAKKRGRSADLP, from the coding sequence ATGCGGGTCCTCATGATTTCCGCGAATCGGGATGTCATCCCATCGCCCGTGGTCCCCATTGGCATCTTGGCCCTCGCGGGCGCAATCCGCGATAGCCACGACGTCCGCGTGCTCGACCTCTGCTTCGAGGTCGACTTTTTGGGTGCCATCGAGAGAGCCATTGCCGACTTCCAGCCCGAACTCGTCGCAATCGGTTTGCGCAATCTGCACACCAATGCTTACGACGTCGGAGGTCGGAAAGGCCTGATTCAAATTTACGCGGACATGGCCGCAGCCGTTCGGCGTTCGACGCAAGCGCCGCTCGTCCTAGGAGGCGCAGGGTTTTCGCTGCGGCCGAAGCACCTGATGGAGCGGCTTGGCGCCGATCATGGAATCGTCGGCGAAGGGGAACGCGCGTTTCGTCAGGTCGCCGACACGTTGGCGCGGGGGGAGACGCCGCCAACCATCGTGCACGGAGAAAATGTCGTTCACTCCGACGTATTCCCGATGCAGCGGCTTCGCCGCAGCGCCACAATCGTAAGCGATCTCGATATGTTACCTCCCATCGCTCGCGATCTCGTCGATCCGCGATACTACGATTGGGAAGGCACGGAGAACATCCAGACCAAGCGCGGTTGCGCCTTCGGGTGCACGTATTGCGATTACCCCGACTTGGAAGGCCGCAAGGTTCGCGTGCGAAATCCGAAGACGGTGGCGGACGAAGTGATGGCCCGTGCGCAGGTGCCCGGGGTCAAATTCGTTTTCTTCGTCGACAGCGTATTCAATGTTCCGCCGAAGGCGGCACTCGAGCTGTGCAACGAGCTCATCGAGCGGAACAATCCCCTACCCTGGACTTGCTATGCAACGCCCGCGGCCTTCTCGCCGGAGCTCGTCGAGGCCATGGTTCGCGCGCGCTGTTACGGGGTCGAGATCGGAACCGACGCGGGCACGGACCGCATCTTGAAGGCGCTGAAAAAGCCCTTCAACCTGAACGACGTGCGTCGTACGCGTGCGCTGTGCGAAGAGTATGGCCTCATGGACTCGCACACCTTCATCCTCGGGGCCGAGGACGAAACGCTCGATGAGACGCGGCGGACGCTGGATTTCGCCGACGAGCTCGACCCCGCGGTCTCCATTTTCGTCGCCTTTTCCGAAGACCGCGAGGATCGCGATGGGGTCCAATCGAAGAATCGGCGGCGCATCCTGGAAATCCTCGCCGAGGAGGCGCCGAAACGGCCAGGCTGGGTGGTGCCCGAGATCGGGCTGGGACACCACGACGGGCCGCCCCCACGCGGCACCGCAGGACCGGCGTGGATCATCGCCGCGCGCGAGCGATGGGCGAAAAAACGCGGGCGCTCCGCGGATTTGCCGTGA
- a CDS encoding SDR family oxidoreductase, producing MRSLGARGFTVAVNCLHSTDLAEKLLRQSGIEGGVFQADATNHSEVADMVKAIERRLGPVDAAIHNANVGLGGSPFVGPFYLTPWEDVKVKVLDEMAAFHALCAATVPGMVDRKWGRIVGVSSIVSRFASVGTGAHAAGKAAMDASCRILSKELGPHGITVNVASPGFIETEVTAREPEALKQKVARITPLKRLGTPDDIGGVVAFLCSDEARWITGQYIPLNGGGSTL from the coding sequence GTGCGATCGCTGGGCGCGCGAGGATTCACGGTTGCCGTCAATTGCCTTCACAGTACGGACCTCGCCGAAAAGCTTTTGCGCCAATCGGGCATCGAGGGCGGTGTTTTCCAAGCCGATGCAACGAATCACTCCGAGGTCGCCGATATGGTGAAGGCCATCGAACGCCGGCTCGGCCCGGTGGATGCGGCCATTCACAATGCCAACGTGGGCCTCGGAGGTTCGCCGTTCGTCGGCCCGTTCTACCTCACGCCGTGGGAGGACGTGAAAGTCAAAGTGCTCGACGAAATGGCGGCCTTTCATGCGCTGTGCGCAGCCACCGTTCCGGGCATGGTCGACAGGAAGTGGGGCCGCATCGTGGGGGTCAGCTCCATCGTTTCGCGTTTTGCCAGCGTCGGCACCGGTGCCCACGCGGCGGGCAAGGCGGCCATGGACGCTTCGTGCCGCATTCTCTCGAAAGAGTTGGGGCCTCATGGAATCACGGTCAACGTTGCGTCGCCCGGCTTCATCGAGACGGAGGTCACTGCGCGCGAGCCCGAGGCGTTGAAGCAAAAGGTGGCGCGCATTACCCCATTGAAGCGCCTCGGAACCCCGGACGATATCGGTGGCGTCGTCGCCTTCTTGTGCTCGGACGAAGCCCGTTGGATCACGGGGCAGTACATCCCACTAAATGGTGGGGGAAGCACCCTGTAG
- a CDS encoding methyltransferase domain-containing protein, which yields MNEKADPIKFHSVDTERPESFIQFLDARRDIEDELLVKKLVIDLLDLKSGHHVLDVGCGAGVDTCSIASLVAPRGKATGLDRSAAMIGEARRRVEGSGLPVEFIEGDAQSLPFEDNSFARCRIERVLVHTPDPRLVVREMARVTQPGGLVVASEVELETCFLNSTNEDLARRIPQGIADGVPSGRAARRVQRYFIEAGLQDVRLVPRVVMNKVAFLKLALGGRVQRMVEAGETTADEVEAFWEELDEAEGNGWLCSGIVCLTVAGRKAN from the coding sequence ATGAACGAAAAGGCCGATCCGATTAAATTTCACTCGGTGGATACGGAGCGTCCCGAATCCTTCATTCAATTTCTCGATGCCCGCAGAGACATCGAGGACGAGCTCCTCGTCAAGAAACTAGTCATTGACCTTCTCGATCTCAAAAGTGGCCATCACGTGCTCGACGTCGGATGCGGCGCGGGGGTGGACACGTGCTCGATCGCGTCCTTGGTTGCGCCGCGCGGCAAGGCGACGGGGCTCGATCGCAGTGCGGCCATGATCGGGGAAGCGCGGCGGCGGGTCGAGGGCTCGGGCTTGCCCGTGGAGTTCATCGAAGGTGACGCACAATCGTTGCCATTCGAAGATAACTCGTTCGCGCGATGTCGCATCGAGCGCGTGCTCGTGCACACGCCCGATCCGCGTTTGGTCGTTCGCGAAATGGCGCGTGTGACGCAGCCCGGAGGTCTCGTGGTCGCCTCCGAAGTCGAGCTCGAGACGTGCTTTCTCAACAGCACCAACGAAGACTTGGCTCGCCGAATCCCGCAAGGGATCGCCGACGGGGTGCCCAGCGGCCGGGCGGCGCGGCGCGTCCAGCGCTACTTCATCGAAGCGGGTTTGCAGGACGTTCGACTGGTCCCGCGCGTCGTCATGAACAAGGTTGCCTTCTTGAAACTCGCACTCGGTGGGCGGGTTCAGCGCATGGTGGAAGCTGGCGAGACCACGGCCGACGAGGTCGAGGCCTTTTGGGAGGAGCTCGACGAGGCCGAGGGCAATGGGTGGCTATGCTCGGGGATCGTGTGTCTGACCGTCGCAGGACGTAAAGCGAATTAG
- a CDS encoding DUF1203 domain-containing protein, producing MRFRIVGLPSEPFAHLFALSQEELAARGAVRVTAEVGNGYPCRISLTDAAPGQDVILTHYEHHAVDSPFRSSYAIYVREGETTFDAVDRVPEQLRSRLLSVRAFDGRGMLLDGDVVAGGELEGAIGKMFTDERAAYLHVHYAKPGCYAARVERG from the coding sequence ATGAGATTTCGCATCGTCGGCCTGCCGTCCGAGCCGTTTGCCCATCTGTTCGCTCTCTCCCAGGAGGAGCTCGCCGCGCGGGGCGCCGTGCGCGTCACCGCCGAAGTAGGGAACGGCTATCCCTGCCGAATCAGCTTGACCGACGCCGCACCCGGTCAAGACGTCATTCTGACGCACTACGAGCACCACGCCGTCGATTCCCCTTTTCGATCGAGCTATGCCATCTACGTTCGCGAGGGCGAAACGACATTCGACGCCGTCGACCGCGTGCCCGAGCAACTGCGTTCCCGTTTGCTGTCCGTCCGCGCCTTCGACGGCCGCGGCATGCTCCTCGATGGCGACGTCGTGGCCGGCGGCGAGCTGGAAGGCGCGATCGGGAAGATGTTCACCGACGAGCGTGCAGCGTACCTGCATGTCCACTACGCCAAACCGGGCTGCTACGCGGCGCGCGTGGAACGGGGGTGA